CGAGCGTACGATAAACTGTAGCAAGTCCAATTTCCGGTGACTTTTCTTTTACGAGGAGGTACACATCTTCTGCACTCAGATGGTCTTCTTCGTTCTCCAACAGCACACGAACAGTGGCTTCACGTTGTGGCGTCAGCTTATAGCTGGAAGAATGCAGCTGTTTTTTTATTCGTTCAATACGGTTTTCCATCAAAAATTCCCTCCTACGCCGCTTCTTTGATATTATATCAAATCGGCCAAGGAGAGCCAACTAAAATTATTATAATTTTGTAATTGAAATCATTTTAATATGATAATAACTAAAATGTAAATGCGGCGATTTTTTCAATTAAAAATGGAGATAAATAGGCTTCTATAAATGAGGCTGAAAAAGAAAAAATGACGATGAACAGCAAAACAAAAGCATACTTTCCAAATAACTGAGCCGGGGCATGATTCAAGCTTTTTTTCAAGAAAAGCTGCCTGACAAGCTTTAACGAAAAGGCAGTGGATAACGCTCCCGTGATGATAAATGCAGGAATTAGCAGCATATTTTGCGGCAGAACGGATACAAAGGAAAGATAAAAGCCATTCAATCCCATCTGATTGACGAGAAACCCAACCGTAAAGCCGACGACAATCCCCTTTAAAAAAACCATAATGAGAAGAATCGGCAGCCCGATGACTGATATTCCGAGAATCCACATGAGACCCAAATATTTGACGTTATGAAAAAAGCTTTGACCCAGCATTTCATTTTGGCTGAATATTTTCCCCTCCATAACTTGTCCGAAAAAGCTGTTCAAATACGTAAACAAATCTTCCTTTTGGTTAAGTGTCATACTATTAACAATTACTGCCCCAAAAACAACGCCCATAACAAACAATATACTAATGAATAGATAAATGGATGAGTAATCTTTTATATGGATCGAGACCCGCTCTTTCAAATTGTATCTGCGCATCAGTTTCCTCCTGAATTCTCTCATTACCAGATTGTATGAAAGAAACCTGATGAATTATGCTAGTTTTGTTTAAAATAAAAGAACTCTTTTGCCCTGATTCGTACCGGTCAAAAGAGTTCTTCCCTTTGTGTTTCTTATTCATTTTTTCAAGCTGTTCCTTCTTCGTCGGTGTCTTTCTCACATAGGTGCTGAAATCTGGTATTATCCCTCTATGAACCGACTTGCTGTACCCTGTATTCCGCACAAGATGCTCCCGTCTTTTGCGTGCTTTTGATTTTGACATATTGATCACTCTCCTATCATTATTATAGCTTTTCATAATAGGAATAGAAAGAAATCTTATTACATCAAATCAAAGTCCTATAAGGAAGTGGTTGTTCTGATCATATCAATATGGGGAATATTATCTTCAAGATAAACCTCTGTTACCTCCTCGAAGCTAAACGAACCGTAAAATTCGCGCAAGTAGGCCTGAGCTTGAATTTTTATGGCAGGCTCCTTCCACTCTTCCTCAAGCACTTGAACTGCTTTCGCAAAAAGCCGGAAAGCGTACCCTTTTCCTCTTTTATCTTTTTTCACAAGCACCCTGCCGATTGTGGCCTCATCATAGACGACCCCATTAGGGATCAGTCTGCAATAGGCTGCAATTTCATTTTCTTCTTCAAGAAATAAATGATAGGATTCGAAATCACGATTATCCGCATCATGGTAAGGACATTCCTGTTCAACGACAAATACATCGATTCTTGCTTTCATAATCCGGTAAAGCTCCGTTGCTGTTAATTCATGGAATGCTTTTAACTTCCAAGACAACTTACTTTCCACCACCTGACTTATGTAAGAGCTGCAAATATTGTACTGCGTAAGCCGTTTTTGCATCATAAATCTCATGGGATTCCACTAAATCCTGAGCTTCTTCCAAAGAAACAAGCATTACGTCTACGAATTCATCTTCATCCAATTGTTTTTTTTCTGCAAGAGGCTCGATGCCATCAGCAATATATAAATGAATTAATTCGTCGGCAAATCCCGGTGAGGTGTAAAAAGAGATCACCTTTTGTAACGA
This window of the Bacillus gobiensis genome carries:
- the spoIIM gene encoding stage II sporulation protein M, yielding MRRYNLKERVSIHIKDYSSIYLFISILFVMGVVFGAVIVNSMTLNQKEDLFTYLNSFFGQVMEGKIFSQNEMLGQSFFHNVKYLGLMWILGISVIGLPILLIMVFLKGIVVGFTVGFLVNQMGLNGFYLSFVSVLPQNMLLIPAFIITGALSTAFSLKLVRQLFLKKSLNHAPAQLFGKYAFVLLFIVIFSFSASFIEAYLSPFLIEKIAAFTF
- a CDS encoding GNAT family N-acetyltransferase, with product MSWKLKAFHELTATELYRIMKARIDVFVVEQECPYHDADNRDFESYHLFLEEENEIAAYCRLIPNGVVYDEATIGRVLVKKDKRGKGYAFRLFAKAVQVLEEEWKEPAIKIQAQAYLREFYGSFSFEEVTEVYLEDNIPHIDMIRTTTSL